From Dendropsophus ebraccatus isolate aDenEbr1 chromosome 10, aDenEbr1.pat, whole genome shotgun sequence:
TAAGCACAACGTATCTACCCTCAGTGTCTTTTTCTAAGTTGTCTCTTGGCACAGGCGTTTCAATGTCTTCCACTGCTCGGCTGTCAGTCCTGTTTGTCTGTGCAATGTTCTCTATTGCCACTACTTTTTTCTCTTTACCAACCATGAGATTATGTAAGCCACCATTGACATTAGTGTTTTCAGCTGAAATAACAGCTAGATTGGTCTGTTGTCTGTGTGGCAGGGGTCGTGATTGGCTCCCAGGGAGACGTCTTAGACATGCGCAAGAGAGTTTTGTTACAGCTGTGGTCAGTCTCCTCTGATAGTTATCACTGGCAAGGAAGTACAAAACAGGGTCAAAGCAGCTGTTGGCACTGGCCAAAGGGCGGGTTATCTTGTATACTAAGTTTATAACATTGAGAAGCCGACAATTTGCATCCATGAGCCGGAAATAATAATACATTGTACGAGTAATATGAAATGGTAGGAAACAAATGACAAACACTGTAAGGACCACAACAATGGTTTTAATGGATTTCTTCTTGTAGGAGGGTAGTGTCCTGCGAGAGCCATTGGCTACTGGTTTCATTAACTCTCTAGCCATGAGTCCATAACAAACGCCAATCACAAGGCAGGGGACGCCAAATAGAAGGCTCATAACAGCGGTACTGTACTCAACATACTTCTCAAAGTCTTCAGGTATTGTTGTGTCATGGCATAGGGTGTCATTACCCCTGGGGCTGACAGTAACAAAAATAAGATTAGGCACTAGACAGGCACTGACTGACAgccataccccagcacacagcaTATGAGCATATCTAGCTTTCATTCTTTGCCGAGTGTAAAGAGGGTGACAGACACCCATGTAGCGGTGAACACTGATGCAAGTGAGGAACAGGATACTGCAGTACAAGTTTGTGTAGAAGAGGAAGCGTACAGTCTTACATAAAGTTTCCCCAAAAGGCCAATTGTTCTGATCAGCGTAGTAATGGATTAGTGTGGGCAGCGACAGCAGATACAGTGTGTCAGATAGGGCCAGATGAAACATATAAACCGTCGTAGGGCTCCATGGCCGCATCTTTGCAAAGAAAATCCACATGGCTGTAAGGTTTAATGGCAAACCTAGTATAAAGACTGTACTGTAAGATACCGGTAACAAGAAAAACTTAAATGTCTCGTTGAAGACACAGACGTCTGTCTGATTAGCTTCATTCTGTGGGAAGATGGACGGGGATATAGCTGGGTAGACATTATCCATTATATTGAGTGGAGATGAAGAGTATTTTCATAACAAACTGGGAAGTTTTCCAGTCCtagaaaagagaaaataaattaaTACAAATTCCCAGCATTATACATGTAATAAAACTAAACTAATAAAACATGTTactatcattgccttttattgtgTCTAGGTTTTATGATATCTTGATACTCGCAGGTTCCTCTTCAAGATATCTGTACATAAGTTATATCGCTAATACATAATTGTATCgctctttaaggggttgtccagcaaaaatctttttccttcaaatcaactgttgtcagaaagttatatagaattgtaatttacttctattaaaaatctcaagtcttaccatactttgcagctgctgtatgtcctgcaggaagtgttttattttcagtctgacacagtgctctccgctgacatctctggccgagactcggttttctatgaatccccatagaaaacctcttatgctctggtcagttcctgtctcggccagagatgtcaccagagagcactgtgtcagactgaaaataagacatttcctgcaggacatacagcagctgataagtaagtaaattacaagtaaattacaaatctatataactttctgacaccagttgatttgaagggaaaAATTTTTGCTGGCCACCCCCTTTAATGTTCCTGATATCATAATCAATTTCTTCTAGATCACTGGTGTCAAATctacagctgttgtaaaactacaattaccatcatgcctagacagctaaagttTTTTTTGCTTGTAACTGTCAGTATTTTACAATTCACAGaagatatatatattgtatatgtaggGGGAGAGGGTGCACGCCATGAAGCAGACACAGATTCTTACCTGCTCCATGGTGTACGCCAGCCATAACCCCCACTCACCCAATGGGTGGGTAAAGGGGGGCACAGCaatatggggagggggtgtggcctcCTCTCACTTCTTTATTAGGGATTACacctggaaacaggtgtaaaccagggaaaaatctacacctgctccacagGTGCGCAGTCACCCCTTAGTAAATTCGACTGGGAAAAAGGACGCAGGGTTTTATCAAATACTAATAGATAAATGTCCCTCAATGTGTCTATGTTTAGAATCCACACTCCTTTAGCTAATGAGTGTTGTATAgtacatttaaaggaaaaaaaacaagtgcccccccccccccccaggccaggAAAACGTGTATCAGTAAGTAATCCATTGTAGGTAGCCTGGAGACTCAGACAGCAGGAAGAATCATCTGCCTAACTGGAGGAATAGAACCTAAGCTGACAATTCTATTTGCATTGTCTTTTTAGAAATGTGTGAATCTACCACTCACCAAGTATAAGTGTATAGTCCTAAGGAAAAGTGTGTTTTCACAAGTCATTTTTTTAGTACATCTAGTGCAACCAAAGATGTTTCACAACAAATGTGCTCTTTACAGACAATAAACAATGctatagtatatagtaaataaattatttactatatactatagCACACAATTACGGCACACAGCAATTACGTTATATGCACCGAAACATACAGAAAAATCAGGAAAGGAGTTGGGCAGGGGTGGAAAAGGGGCTTTACCTTTCCCCTCATCcttttacttctctggccaatcacagcacagcaaaaCACATAACATATTCATTGCTATAACATGACATAATGCTGGTAAAAGGCTCTGAACAGGTTTGCACTGTTCTGGGCTATTGAGTTACACATTACACCGCCATAGATGGCATGTAGAGGGAGAAAAAGTTACTAatgcactgcatttttgcaaagtATTGTGCaggcatgaaaaaaaaacaggggaacagcaaggaaagggttactctAAGCACTGATCAGGCTGGCACTGTGTTGGTggatgatttatacagtacagtacactactatacatGGCATGTGGGGAGAAGGGTTActaatgcactggctttgcaagtgATACGAGCGGTaaggaaataaacagcagcagcaacacaaggAAAGGTTTACACTAAGCACTATTGCTGCTGAAATTAGAGGGAAACCTTGATTTACTTTGCATGGACACTGCAGATCCTATGGACACtcttgaggccctattacacaaaatgagtatcggccgtattcagcaaAAACTGAcaattacggacgataattgcttagtgtaatagaagacaacgatcagccgacacgcacaatgtcagctgattgtttttctttaacatgttgaaacaaCAACGATCCCGATAGCAGCAATATGCAGCAAAACAACAGTGATCATTTAAACCCCTATTCATGCTGTAATTTATGTGCTGtaagaaaataaaacacttcataTCTGCCATTGCAAAATAACATAATATGTTCTAGGAATAGGAGTGTATTTCCGAATGTGAGCAGCTGAGTTACATCCCATACCTTCCTGACACCCTAGAAGACCATCCGCAGCTGGAAAACATTATGGATGTGTTATTACATTACTAACTGCTTCTGCATGTTACTTCTCAAGCTAACAAGGATGTTTGCCTATTATTCTATATGTATAGCAGAACCCAGGTCAAGAGGGTAATGGAAATATCATGACGCTATGGCTTCAAATGTGAAATGTTATGCCAATCCAGAAGGGTACAGCTGTTGAGATTGGTCACATTGCTAGCAAGAAACAGACTGGTTACAAGAGACAAACATCTCCCTGGTAAGTGCTAATGCTCACAGGCCCAATAACTGtacagcagcacacagaggctatgttcacactacgtatatttcagtcagtatttggtcagtattttgcaacctcaaccaggagtggattgaaaacacagaaaaggctctgttcacacaatgttgaaattgagtggatggccgtcatataacggtaaataactgccattattttaatacaacagctgttgttttaaaataacagcaaatattccactcaatttcaacattgtgtggacagagcctttttgtgttttcaatccattcctggttttggttgcaatatgaggaccacaatactgactaaaatatactgtgtttgaacccagccatatagtgGAAACTTGCGGCCTCATTGCACTGCTGTACAGGCTATTTGTACTAAGATACAGTATTCTTCCCTAAAACTAATGCTTCTAgaacagtatatggctatgttcacactacctaaaagtacggccgttgttgccatcggccgtactttatgtgcctgtgaaaatagcctattcagctatgggatcccggccagagtgtatacacatcgtaggcgctccggccgggatcctgcacggggccgcaaataactgacatgtcagttttctgcggccgcaattcagtgaattgcggccgtaggaaaccctgttagttcacactatgaagcgagcggctccggcagggggaagctctgatgcgggtgcgggctgatgcgcccacatcagagctctgcggccggaaagatcatccatccggtacttaagtaccggccaagatgatccgggcagagacggCCAGTCtgatacgcagtgtgcacatagcctatgtCTGTACAATGGAGGATCAAGAAACAatgtttaaatatatatatatatacactaatatatcAACCCTCGTTTCTGTTCTGCTCAGCTACCATTGTATCTTCATTTTTTAAGGAGAGGGACTTAGCATGTATAGccaggtactattacacggaacgataatcagccgaatcggcccgatttggccgattatcgctccatgtaataaatacaacgatcagccgatgacaacgatcatcggctgatcattgatataggtttggacctattttcgccGGGCGCCGATcgcgcaccgctacatgtaatagcggtgtgcggccggcgactgacgatatacattacctatctacgttccagagctgctgcagctgtcttcctctccccgggccctgcacgctctagcttcagagtggcctgtcagctgacaggccgcggcggtcctggcctgtgactggctgagcggcctgtcagctgacaggccactctgaagttagagcgcgcgcgggacccgtggagaagcggactgcagcagcagccctggaacgtggataggtaatctatatagttaagcaagggctgcaaggacatcggtaacgacatcggccatgtaataggtccagtaaacgagcgtcgatctagcagattgctgcttgtttacaggtattatcgggcccctgtcggcccgtgtaataccaccctaagggatATATTAcacagattacctgacagatttttctgagccaaagccaggaatggactataaacagagaacaggtaataaagttGGTGTGATAAGGCCCTAAGACAACACTGTAGAGTTTTCAGGATCAGAAACTCCAAAATGGTGACTTCCACTGACTATTGTTTTATTTAATTGATCTCCATAACCTGCAAGTAACAAGAAAACCCATTTAAAGCCCATTTTGAATTGAACCTACATGTACAAAAATGATATGGACGTGTACATCACCTAGTAGTTGTAGTTCAATTGAAATAAACTGTGAATATATCATTACATGTCCTATTACAAGGGCCAATTATATAATAATCTGCTGTCAACGGCATATCTCATGTGCAGCTGATGGATGATTACTCCAGTTATTTGCCCTGGTCCCACGATTATCAAGCCGTTCAATAGGTTCTGTAAAATCAATATCTCACCTGACAAAGGCTAAAATAGTTAGCTAGGCTAATAGATTGTGTCATCCTATACAGAGAGACCCCACACAAAAGTGGTATGCTTTATTATACAATGGGACCTTATAGGCTATTTATGGCATGGTATGTACATACAGTGGAATACTTATTAATTTTCCATTGGAGCTGTTTACATCTGACTGAAGGCAAGAAATGTGTCTATACAGAGTCTACAGTGTTCATATTCATCTCTAATTTATAATAGGTGATCTCATAGGTTACTTTTAGAAGTTAAGTGAAATTTTTATGGGCAATAAATTTACAATGAATATACACACATCACATTGATCTCAGTATActcagtatataggagctgtgtgCAATGTAATTCCTaatcactaaaggccctattacatggggtgatctcTGGAAGCAAGCAGTTgttaacctgtcaggtcagcgctcgcttgctcctcgttccccgctcactgccagtGCAGTTAAACGCATCGAcagcaaaaggggggggggggcaagctgagtggtggtggggggggggggttataggagatagcagtggtctgcagcTGCTGCTCCTACTACacagagtggtggcagcagatccTTGCTACACTAATCGTTTGTGTTTCAACACAACATGTTtcagcatgtcggctgatcggtgCCTTTTATTTAaagaagcgattatcggccgtaatggccatTAATTGGCCAAATgctgccaataatcgctttgtgcaatAGGGACCCAGCATATACACTGGCTGACTGTGTAGTTGTACCATATAACATACAGTTCATCAGGGGAAGAAACCACAAATTGTGATCCCAGCCCAGTCATTGTGTTACAGGAAAGGTTACTCCTGTGCCTCTCACTTTGCCAAAACAGACACATTTCCCATTTATGAAGCTTGACCCATATTGACCAGGTCTGCTATACCTCTTTCTCTGGAGAAGCCATCCCCATGGCAAATTGGGCACAGTGAGAGGCTCCGAAAACATAGGACAGGACAGGATTACCTCTTCTTTAAAATGACCGTTGTTCCTGTTTCTTTAcataaggagcagcactatatctgcccATTATGCCCATCTTTTAGATTTCTGCACAGTTGTCTTCTAGCTGTCTCTCTTTCTGCAGGATGTGTGTTTCCAGGCACCCTGAATATACCATACACACTGCCACAAACAACCATGGCTGTCACAGTTTTACCCTGGTATTTCTGCCACTGTAGATAATGTTTTTCTAATTAAAATACCCAAATCCCAGGAACACTAGCtaagccagttttttttttttttttttttcagctagtGATACAGAATATTTTGCATATCATGCAGGGATACTGACTTTATTTACTAGAGTCCTGATCTGCAGAGGAACATTCTATATTCCCTATATTTAAGCATGCTTCACCTTTAGGCGGCATATGAAGTAGTCATTGTATGATGACCAAATGTCTACACTGTAAAACATGTAAGACTGGGTtcaaacatagggggacatttattaagttcggCATTCTTTGCGCCGGGCTTGTCCCTGCAGCACTAATGCTCCCCGGatatatgtagaggcgcactgcctctatatCAATCCCATGCACACCAGTGTAGGCACATAGGGAAagctatgccagctcagagctggagtaggttccTGGAACATTTTCCCACTGGAAAAAATTTTAAATTCAGCAGATGTAGAAGGCGCATCCCTTCAAAATCCAGAATAAATTGTCCGATTAATCCTCTAACAACTGCAAGGCTTTTCATTGTCCTATGCTATCATGTTGGCACTTCTGATGGAATGATTCCCATTAGGGCTTTGTCATACCAATAACAGCTACACCTATGGCCACCCCAGCTATACCTCTCTCTGGTGGCAGTATAGGATGGAGTTTTATAACATGGGCTTACCTGTTTGTTTCAGAGTCTCCGCATTACATCCAAGCATCTTTATGGTCCAATCTACATTGCTGCTTCTGTCACTTTATCTGGTATTCTCTGCTCTGTTATACATGCACAGGACTAGCTCAATGGtataactgtatgtcctgcacatgGGACATCTCTACACGTCCCTGTATGGCTGTGTCTTGTCCAGTCTCTGCTCCTGTGTCTCTACATGAAGACATTCTTGGGAGGCTGCCTTGCAGCCAGAGTGATGTCACCAGGGGTGGGATGAAGAAGTGAATtattgggggcagggggaggacaggctaaaggccctattccaccaacagatctgacgaaagattatctgccaaagatttgaagccaaacccaggagtagatttgaaaagaggagaaatccagtctttcctttatgacctgatctctgtttatagtctgttcctgggtttggcttcaaatctttggcagataatctgtcgtcagatctgttggtggaatagggccttaatgcttGGGCAAAGCAGAACAAATGAACACAGAAGATAAGTAAATGGAAAACCTCAAACTTCTATGTAGTGACATGTACTACAAGACAAGCTTACTATAAGCTACTATAAGACAGGGCCACATCCAGCTCTCTTTGCTTATAAAAGCATACATTGTATGTGCAGCGTAAATCTGCACATCTGATCTCAGAAAAATGTATAGAAAGGGATTTGGACATGTAAGATATGGCTTAGTGAGTGTTATTACAATGAGGATTTCTATACATTATTTTAAATCCTCCACGACACCAGGGAACATCAATATATCCTCCCTGATATATAACAGAAGGGAACACGCTAGGCTAAAGGATCAGGGGCTGATATTTCAGAGCATGTGgtcctttctttttttctctttttgtctttACTTCGGACATGTGCATGTTGTCTTATTGTATGTTTATTATGGCACTATATTTGCGTGTCCTTAATCATATTGGGGGTACATACCTAGTGGTGCATGTTGTTTTTGCCTATATAGAGTATATTATGATATTCTTGCACCACATATATTGTGTCAGTAGTAATGTCTGATTGACTTTTTCACCTCAGAAGAGGTATGAGGTTTGTTATGTACCTAACATATAACTTGGGCTTCACTTTGGGCCCATCAAGATTGATTTTTGCTTGTTGTTTTACACTGCTTGTATTTTCTTCTGTAAatctttaataaatatatattgaacCTTAACAGAAGGGAACACAGAAAGGAACAGCTGATGTCTAACATCTCCATACTTATAATGCTGCGCCACATTCAGCTCACAAAATACCCAAACTTTACTagactttttatttatttcccaATAATAATTTAACCCCTCCTCTGCACAGCAGAATGCAACATTTGCCAGTCATTGACAAACACGGTCAatgtttaaagtggtactctggagaaaaaaaaatgtttttaaaccaactaatgtaagaaagttatacagatttgtaaatgactcaaGCAGTTTATAAATTGCCATACATGCATGCATGCAGCAGAACAACAGTCAAACTGCAAAACTAACTGCAAAAATTCTTTCATATAACCCTAtcatataatacacacagaacGATTCACTAAAAATATATATGCATAGCTTTAAAGAGTTattgtcatttgaaaaaaaagacttttgacgtgtcatcagATCCTAGTGGCATAATAGTCATACACTGAATAGCAGTCATCAACTTACTAGGTTGTAAGTAGCAAGAACATGGAAACCAGTATAAATCACCTACTGGCCAACTGTTAAACTTGCAGTTGTCCAAGATCCCTGAAGCAgcatttgtttaaaggggttgtcgaggGCTAGAAAAAAAcgcacagctactttcatgccaaaagagcaccacatctgtcctcaggttttgtgttgtattacagttcagctacaTTCAACTTCAATAGAAGCTGGGCTGCAAAACAAccatcaaactgaggacaagagtggtgcagctTCTTGAAGAAAACGTTTTTCTAagactggacaacccttttaagggggttatccagtgctacaaaaacatggcgactttcttccagagacaacacagctcatgtctccacttcaggtgtggtttgcaattcagctccattcacttcaatggaactgagttgcaaaacctgcacccaaactggagacaagagtggtgctgtttctggaagaaagtggccatgtttttgtaatgctgcataacccctttaactttagctATAGTAAATAAATTCTTCATAGTGTAGACCGTGCACATTTGTCTGATAATCGGCATCTGTAAACGTACCTTTAGCCACATGCTGGGAATATTTTCCAGTAGATATTGAGCTGCATTGAGGAATCCTCAGCATTCTGTTGTGAATGCAGATTTGTTGTGGAGTTTCCTCTTTGACTTCAAGGGGGAGCAAGAGATCTGCAATCAAATTCCAGGTCCAAAGTCGAGGTTTCTTTGTGGATTTTCCAAAGAAATTATGCCTACCAAATCTGATTTGTACAGACTCATCCTAAATCCGCATTCTGAAAGCATAATATGAGTAAAGCCTATATTATACCCTCAACTCTCCGTCAGGAATTTAATGACCCAAAAATACAGCGACATAGACCACTAAAATGACGGCAATTCTGGTTATAATTATTTAAATTTTGGATCATGAGGCTAAAGGTCCTGTTATTTGCCGTATTTGGTCAATTACCGGctattatggccaataatcactttgtgtaacataaggcaacaatcagctgtcaagcatgatgtcggctgatcattgtctttcaatgcctttcgacatgttgaaagacaaacaaccacAATAgcgacgatctgctgccattgctctgtgcaatagaagcagcggcagcagaccaccgctatcttctaacGATAGCTTAGGCAGCCTCCACCCCCCAATTGGATCAGAAGGGGCCATCACGTACATTACACTCTCATTGTGTGTTCATATCAATAGGAACCTGAACTTGTAGATGAAAAGAGGAAATCAACGCTGATCTGGCATCTGCCATGCTgacgggtacactttaaattAATTGTTGCATGGTCTGATGTGTATATAAGCCATTAATTGACTGATGACCCAACATTCAAATTCTAGGATTAGTTACAATCACTCTTACTTTGTGGAGTACAACGAGGTTTCTTTACAAGAatcattgctaaaaaaaaaaaaaagaatgcatgaCCAACCAAAAAAGCCTTATTGGTATTACCTACCAAAGGTAGAAAAGTTACTGTAATGCTGGCAGTGGCAAAGAGGGGCTCAGTCTCTGTCACAGGCACTGAGCCCCTTTTCCTGCTACTTATACCTTATACcacagcagagtacagcactatGTTTTGAAGTCCTATAAGATGTGATTGAAGCGGTGGTTTAGTATGCACATTTCCCTATTCACTTAGAGGCCAAGGGACCATTACTGCAGTGATATTAGAGGTCCCAGTGgtcacatgtggtgtcccactaggggtgttgcatatatatacacccttcgcaaaagtctgtacttattgtgttattatggtgaTAAAAGTAGTACAAAAGTTCGCCATTAGATGTTGCtacattatgtatgtgtatatggaagctgcacagctgaaggattgcaaaagGTTATTGTTTTCTGTGTGTCACCAGAATCTTTAGACAGTAGGAGTTTTGTTTTCTTCTGTTCTATtgtctccctcctttcttctacTATTGCACTCTTTCACTCACTCACAGCGTATCTTACATGCTAGAGAGGAAGTAAgtaacatgggtggaggaggagctagGCCTTTTTCCGAtcaggacattgtggaggaaggacacacgctagatagctctccacagtggtcctatctgggccctggccctctgccaggtatctgggccctggccctctgccaggtccccatacCTAAGGTCAGTCCTAGTTAGTACCCCGCATTTAAGGATGCAATATAGCACACTGCTACAAACCTCTTCACTagtaacactccaaagcactatgcactgttaaactcctcttaagagaggacaagccagagacaacctcaacccacgcagtGGACAAGTAGAAGTCAGAGAGCAGGACAGTCTCCACaacagagccaaagagctagaaactgatccggatagagcaaagttgcagtagcctatgaactctgtcttGCAGCGCAGatatcagcagggaaccctcaggaTTCCGCTCATCccgggtaacaaggtctggggcctgtgtcaccctcata
This genomic window contains:
- the P2RY4 gene encoding P2Y purinoceptor 4, which codes for MDNVYPAISPSIFPQNEANQTDVCVFNETFKFFLLPVSYSTVFILGLPLNLTAMWIFFAKMRPWSPTTVYMFHLALSDTLYLLSLPTLIHYYADQNNWPFGETLCKTVRFLFYTNLYCSILFLTCISVHRYMGVCHPLYTRQRMKARYAHMLCAGVWLSVSACLVPNLIFVTVSPRGNDTLCHDTTIPEDFEKYVEYSTAVMSLLFGVPCLVIGVCYGLMARELMKPVANGSRRTLPSYKKKSIKTIVVVLTVFVICFLPFHITRTMYYYFRLMDANCRLLNVINLVYKITRPLASANSCFDPVLYFLASDNYQRRLTTAVTKLSCACLRRLPGSQSRPLPHRQQTNLAVISAENTNVNGGLHNLMVGKEKKVVAIENIAQTNRTDSRAVEDIETPVPRDNLEKDTEGRYVVLNTSGDIQRECIEDINVIQCQEINTEVDKKKNELKSERKNKSGQRRSHRSLKRTRDPEEPNQSGLEENSYEVDGSSSWNLLASIHQDTHCVWPNSTEDTAGEKTLQSLPNM